In Microbacterium esteraromaticum, the following proteins share a genomic window:
- the gltX gene encoding glutamate--tRNA ligase, translating into MATVHPLTTTATGSDVRVRFCPSPTGLPHVGMVRTALYNWAYARHNGGKLVFRIEDTDAARDSEESFRQLVDALTWMKIDWDEGVEVGGPHAPYRQSERHDIYRGVIEKLMATGALYESYSTAEEIDARNEAAGRAKQLGYDNFDRDLTDEQKAAFRAEGRQPALRLRVPDEDLTYVDLIRGEVTFPAGSFPDFVVVRPNGVPLYTFVNPVDDALMGITHVLRGEDLMPSTARQLALYDALIDAGVTTFVPRFAHMPLVLGETGNKKLSKRDPQADLFLHRERGFIHEGLLNYLALLGWSIAADRDVFSLDEFIAAFDIADVNPNPARFDQKKAESINGDHIRMLDEKDFAERMLPYLAAADVFGGEPTHEQIVLAFRAAPLVQERMQLLGESAGMLGFLFTDNISYEADALKGLPANASEVLEACVAALEPVEQFTPDAIQGALSAKLVDELGLKPRIAYGPPRVALTGRRVSPPLFESMELLGKDESLRRLRALAELVA; encoded by the coding sequence ATGGCTACTGTGCACCCCCTCACCACCACCGCCACCGGATCCGACGTCCGCGTGCGCTTCTGCCCCTCGCCGACCGGCCTGCCCCATGTCGGCATGGTGCGCACGGCGCTGTACAACTGGGCGTACGCCCGGCACAACGGCGGCAAGCTCGTGTTTCGCATCGAAGACACCGATGCAGCGCGAGACAGCGAAGAGAGCTTCCGCCAGCTCGTCGACGCACTCACCTGGATGAAGATCGACTGGGACGAGGGCGTCGAGGTGGGTGGCCCGCACGCGCCGTACCGCCAGTCCGAGCGTCACGACATCTACCGCGGCGTGATCGAGAAGCTCATGGCGACGGGTGCGCTCTACGAGAGCTACTCGACCGCCGAAGAGATCGACGCTCGCAACGAGGCAGCCGGTCGTGCCAAGCAGCTCGGCTACGACAACTTCGATCGCGACCTCACCGACGAGCAGAAGGCCGCCTTCCGCGCCGAGGGCCGTCAGCCCGCGCTGCGTCTGCGCGTGCCAGACGAGGACCTCACCTATGTCGACCTGATCCGCGGCGAGGTGACCTTCCCGGCCGGTTCGTTCCCCGACTTCGTCGTCGTGCGACCCAACGGCGTGCCGCTGTACACCTTCGTGAACCCGGTCGACGACGCTCTGATGGGCATCACGCACGTGCTTCGCGGCGAGGACCTCATGCCGTCGACGGCTCGCCAGCTCGCGCTGTACGACGCGCTCATCGACGCTGGCGTGACCACGTTCGTGCCGCGCTTCGCGCACATGCCGCTGGTGCTGGGCGAGACCGGCAACAAGAAGCTGTCGAAGCGCGACCCGCAGGCAGACCTGTTCCTGCACCGCGAGCGCGGCTTCATCCACGAGGGCCTGCTCAACTACCTCGCGCTGCTCGGCTGGTCGATCGCCGCCGACCGCGACGTGTTCTCGCTCGACGAGTTCATCGCCGCCTTCGACATCGCCGACGTCAACCCGAACCCCGCCCGCTTCGACCAGAAGAAGGCCGAGTCGATCAACGGCGACCACATCCGCATGCTGGATGAGAAGGACTTCGCCGAGCGGATGCTGCCGTATCTCGCCGCCGCTGATGTCTTCGGCGGCGAGCCGACGCACGAGCAGATCGTCCTCGCCTTCCGCGCAGCCCCGCTCGTGCAGGAGCGCATGCAGCTGCTGGGCGAATCGGCCGGCATGCTCGGCTTCCTGTTCACCGACAACATCTCGTACGAGGCCGATGCGCTCAAGGGGCTGCCGGCCAACGCCTCCGAGGTGCTCGAGGCATGCGTCGCGGCTCTCGAGCCCGTGGAGCAGTTCACTCCGGATGCCATCCAGGGGGCGCTGTCCGCGAAGCTCGTCGACGAGCTGGGCCTCAAGCCGCGCATCGCATACGGTCCGCCGCGCGTCGCGCTGACCGGTCGTCGCGTGTCGCCGCCGCTGTTCGAGTCGATGGAGCTGCTGGGCAAGGACGAGTCGCTGCGGCGACTGCGCGCGCTGGCTGAACTCGTGGCGTGA
- a CDS encoding threonine/serine exporter family protein — MSRQAPDALMPAAETDVILGELGVLLLECGTSVTDVRGSLEQVSRRAAPETRLEFAILPEMVMVSRPGSASATTTVIGKGEALTFRQSARASRLVRDLETGGLPLAAAPVRMRAIRATPRRIPGAQSVIGCGLLSAALAVLFRCPWWAAVLALIVGLLVGGLTILMMRVRAAAAVAPFVSSFVSTLLVGVVANALDLGPVPLFAVCAPVAILVPGALITNALLELTSTDIVTGASRLMYGLIMLAFMAAGLYSGAALTGLRVDSSSAALVGETVHLSTESGGWDALPPQWTAWLAVVVLAIGIGLAFGSGFRLTVVCIAAMTGTYAVLAFFSPQVGSVVATGVAAAVLFVAARVLERVTLAVPATVSFQPAFLLLVPGTIGLVALASFDAQALASAPMMFLSLCIGTKVGSLLADLARITRSTVFLRWTKPARMGEL; from the coding sequence GTGAGCCGGCAGGCGCCGGATGCCCTGATGCCGGCCGCCGAGACGGATGTGATCCTCGGCGAGCTCGGAGTCCTGCTGCTCGAATGCGGCACCTCGGTCACCGATGTGCGCGGCTCGCTCGAGCAGGTGAGTCGTCGAGCGGCACCGGAGACCAGGCTCGAGTTCGCGATCCTTCCCGAGATGGTGATGGTGAGCAGACCCGGATCGGCGTCGGCGACCACCACGGTGATCGGGAAGGGGGAGGCGCTGACCTTCCGCCAGTCGGCGCGTGCCAGCCGGCTGGTGCGTGATCTCGAGACCGGCGGTCTTCCGCTTGCCGCGGCACCGGTGCGGATGCGGGCGATCCGCGCGACCCCGCGCCGGATCCCCGGAGCTCAGAGTGTGATCGGCTGCGGGCTGCTCTCCGCGGCGCTCGCGGTGCTGTTCCGCTGCCCGTGGTGGGCGGCGGTGCTCGCGCTGATCGTCGGTCTGCTGGTGGGCGGCCTCACGATCCTCATGATGCGGGTTCGAGCGGCTGCTGCGGTGGCTCCCTTCGTGTCGTCATTCGTTTCGACTCTGCTGGTCGGCGTCGTGGCGAACGCGCTGGATCTCGGGCCCGTGCCGCTGTTCGCGGTGTGTGCGCCCGTGGCGATCCTCGTACCGGGTGCGCTGATCACGAACGCCCTGCTCGAACTGACCTCGACAGACATCGTGACGGGTGCGTCGCGGCTGATGTACGGGCTGATCATGCTGGCGTTCATGGCCGCCGGCCTGTATTCGGGTGCCGCGCTCACCGGTCTGCGCGTCGACTCGTCGTCTGCCGCGCTCGTCGGCGAGACGGTGCACCTCTCGACCGAGAGCGGCGGCTGGGATGCGCTTCCACCGCAGTGGACGGCCTGGCTTGCGGTCGTCGTGCTCGCGATCGGCATCGGCCTGGCATTCGGATCGGGCTTCAGGCTGACCGTCGTCTGCATCGCGGCGATGACCGGAACCTACGCGGTGCTGGCGTTCTTCAGCCCGCAGGTCGGCAGCGTGGTCGCGACCGGTGTCGCCGCAGCCGTGCTGTTCGTCGCCGCTCGCGTGCTCGAGCGCGTGACGCTCGCGGTGCCTGCCACCGTGTCGTTCCAGCCGGCATTCCTGCTGCTCGTGCCGGGCACGATCGGGCTCGTCGCGCTGGCGAGCTTCGATGCGCAGGCGCTGGCGTCGGCGCCGATGATGTTCCTCAGCCTGTGCATCGGCACCAAGGTCGGCTCGCTGCTGGCCGACCTCGCCCGCATCACGCGCTCGACGGTCTTCCTGCGATGGACGAAGCCCGCCCGTATGGGGGAGCTGTGA
- a CDS encoding molybdopterin-dependent oxidoreductase — protein MTERNRRGAFIFFAAVAGVISALVFLAAAELSALLLARDSSPLLAVGSFVIDVVPQPLKEFAISTFGEFDKVALLLGLGLAVVIASAGAGMLQLFRPPIGVIMLGIAGAACVAATTTRAGATPLAFLPSVIGAVAGAVVLVLLCRRLVVWRRAASVPSDAVESGAVRAGDAVVIDRRRFFALAGIAGASALIVGITARAVNAATSSVAAIRKGLRLPAARTSVTIPEGAELDIPGISPLFTPNADFYRVDTALTVPTVDPATWRLVIDGMVDQRIELTFDELVAMGLDEYAITLTCVSNFVGGDLVGNAMWLGVPIRDVLRLAGPHDDADMVLSRSVDGYTASTPLSALTDDGLDAILAVGMNGEPLPLDHGFPVRMVVPGLYGYVSATKWVTELTVTTFEKDEAYWTPRGYSAEARIKFSSRIDTPKIGKTVEAGRIPIAGVAWAQTVGIEAVEVRIDDGEWQSANLSTPINADTWVQWVLEWDAEPGNHYVSVRAINKNGDMQVEEAAPIAPDGSTGWQRSLIAVE, from the coding sequence ATGACCGAGCGGAATAGACGAGGTGCATTCATCTTCTTCGCCGCTGTCGCGGGAGTGATCAGTGCGCTGGTGTTCCTTGCGGCTGCGGAGCTGTCGGCGCTGCTGCTGGCGAGGGATTCGAGTCCGCTCCTGGCGGTGGGCTCGTTCGTCATCGACGTCGTCCCGCAGCCGCTCAAGGAGTTCGCGATCTCGACGTTCGGGGAGTTCGACAAAGTCGCGCTGCTGCTCGGGCTCGGGCTGGCGGTGGTGATCGCGTCAGCGGGAGCGGGCATGCTGCAGCTCTTCCGTCCGCCGATCGGCGTGATCATGCTCGGCATCGCCGGAGCGGCGTGCGTAGCCGCGACCACCACCCGTGCCGGCGCCACGCCCCTCGCTTTCCTTCCCTCGGTGATCGGCGCAGTCGCGGGGGCTGTGGTGCTCGTCCTTCTCTGCCGCCGGCTCGTGGTCTGGCGACGCGCGGCCTCCGTGCCGTCGGACGCAGTCGAATCCGGCGCTGTCAGGGCCGGCGACGCCGTGGTCATCGACCGGCGCCGGTTCTTCGCCCTCGCCGGCATTGCGGGCGCATCAGCTCTGATCGTCGGCATCACCGCACGGGCGGTGAATGCTGCCACGTCATCCGTTGCTGCGATCCGCAAGGGGCTGCGCCTGCCGGCAGCCCGCACGTCGGTGACGATCCCCGAGGGAGCCGAACTCGACATCCCGGGCATCTCGCCGCTGTTCACCCCCAATGCAGACTTCTACCGGGTGGACACGGCGCTCACCGTGCCGACGGTCGATCCCGCGACCTGGCGGCTGGTGATCGACGGCATGGTCGATCAGCGGATCGAGCTCACCTTCGACGAGCTGGTGGCGATGGGGCTGGACGAGTACGCGATCACCCTCACCTGCGTCTCCAACTTCGTCGGCGGCGATCTGGTCGGAAACGCGATGTGGCTCGGAGTGCCGATTCGGGACGTGCTGCGGCTGGCCGGCCCGCACGACGACGCCGACATGGTGCTGTCCCGGAGCGTCGACGGGTACACCGCGAGCACTCCGCTGTCGGCCCTCACCGACGATGGGCTCGACGCGATCCTCGCTGTCGGGATGAACGGCGAGCCGCTCCCGCTCGATCACGGGTTCCCCGTCCGCATGGTGGTGCCTGGTCTGTACGGATACGTGTCGGCTACGAAATGGGTGACCGAGCTCACCGTCACCACGTTCGAGAAGGACGAGGCGTACTGGACACCGCGCGGCTACAGCGCGGAGGCGCGGATCAAGTTCTCATCTCGCATCGACACCCCGAAGATCGGAAAGACAGTCGAGGCCGGCCGGATCCCGATCGCGGGGGTGGCATGGGCGCAGACGGTGGGCATCGAAGCCGTCGAGGTGCGCATCGACGACGGCGAGTGGCAGAGCGCGAATCTGTCGACGCCGATCAACGCCGACACCTGGGTGCAGTGGGTTCTGGAATGGGATGCCGAACCCGGCAACCACTACGTCTCTGTGCGCGCGATCAACAAGAACGGCGACATGCAGGTCGAAGAGGCCGCACCCATCGCGCCTGACGGCTCGACCGGCTGGCAGCGGTCTTTGATCGCTGTGGAGTGA
- a CDS encoding Cmx/CmrA family chloramphenicol efflux MFS transporter, whose amino-acid sequence MPFALYLLALVVFAMGTSEFMLAGLVPDISTYFGVSLGTAGLLTSAFAAGMVIGAPAMAALARHLPVKSTLLGCVIVFAAAHVVGALTHGFTVLFITRVIAAIVNAGFLAVALGAATKLVAPDAKGRAVAILLAGTTVATVAGVPAGALLGTALGWQSTFWAIALLCVPAAIGIAAGLTNQADDPSSEDSSALSLRMELAQLASPRLVLTMMVAALVNAGTFATLTFLAPIVTDTAGLSQWWVSVALVLFGVGSFIGVTVAGRLSDARPRIVIVAGGSVLALGWVALTLFATNPVALLGLVFAQGVLGFAVGSTLITRVLYAAAGAPTMAGSYATAALNVGAAVGPVIAAAALGVMPGALGPVWVAVTTTAAALLLTIPLLRLIAPVENEVVE is encoded by the coding sequence ATGCCTTTCGCTCTCTATCTTCTTGCCCTGGTGGTATTCGCCATGGGTACTTCCGAGTTCATGCTCGCCGGCCTCGTGCCCGACATCTCCACATATTTCGGCGTTTCCCTGGGGACTGCTGGTCTCCTGACATCGGCGTTCGCCGCAGGCATGGTGATCGGCGCACCTGCGATGGCCGCGCTCGCCCGTCACCTCCCCGTGAAATCGACACTCCTGGGTTGCGTGATCGTATTCGCGGCGGCACATGTCGTCGGGGCGCTGACGCATGGCTTCACTGTTCTGTTCATCACGCGTGTGATCGCCGCGATTGTCAATGCAGGCTTCTTGGCGGTTGCGCTGGGTGCGGCGACGAAACTCGTGGCACCCGACGCCAAAGGTCGGGCCGTGGCGATTCTGCTGGCGGGTACCACCGTCGCAACCGTCGCCGGCGTCCCCGCGGGTGCTCTACTCGGTACGGCACTTGGCTGGCAGTCGACCTTCTGGGCGATCGCTCTACTCTGCGTCCCCGCTGCGATCGGTATTGCTGCGGGCCTCACCAATCAAGCTGACGACCCGTCAAGTGAGGATTCCTCCGCGCTGTCACTGCGGATGGAGTTGGCGCAGCTTGCCTCCCCGCGCCTCGTTCTGACGATGATGGTGGCTGCCCTGGTGAATGCCGGCACCTTCGCGACGCTGACCTTCCTTGCGCCGATCGTCACGGATACCGCCGGCCTGAGCCAGTGGTGGGTCTCGGTGGCCCTTGTGCTCTTCGGCGTCGGTTCCTTCATCGGCGTCACTGTTGCGGGACGGCTCTCGGATGCCCGACCTCGAATCGTCATCGTGGCCGGTGGAAGCGTTCTTGCGCTCGGGTGGGTCGCGTTGACGCTCTTCGCGACGAACCCCGTTGCCCTGCTCGGGCTCGTTTTCGCTCAGGGTGTGTTGGGGTTCGCTGTCGGGAGCACGCTGATCACGCGAGTGCTGTATGCGGCGGCGGGTGCGCCCACCATGGCGGGCTCGTATGCGACCGCGGCACTCAACGTGGGCGCAGCAGTCGGTCCCGTGATTGCCGCTGCCGCGCTCGGCGTGATGCCCGGCGCGCTCGGGCCCGTTTGGGTGGCCGTCACCACGACCGCAGCGGCACTGCTGCTAACCATTCCCCTTCTTCGGCTGATCGCACCCGTCGAGAACGAAGTGGTCGAGTGA